A single Pseudomonas sp. DC1.2 DNA region contains:
- the earP gene encoding elongation factor P maturation arginine rhamnosyltransferase EarP has translation MPELKTRWDIFCTVVDNFGDIGVTWRLARQLVTEHALEVRLWVDDLRALEHLCPEIDIDVSQQWQQGVEVCQWPAEWPPTAAADVVIAAFACQLPVAYMNAMAVREKPPLWLNLDYLSAEDWVVGCHGLPSVKYKTVQKYFFFPGFQKGTGGLLRESQLLDRRRQFQQSPEAQRDFLRGLGVNRASGAQLISLFAYENTGLARWFDAMSTDSTPAHLLVPVGRILDDVEDWLGVKGLVPGALHVRGALTVQVLPFVPQDQYDLLLWSCDFNAVRGEDSFVRAQWAGRPLLWHIYSQDEDIHLDKLEAFLVLYTKGLSAPAEAAISGLWRAWNAGDGMADQWLAARKHWPELEKHAEAWCLEQALQADLAAALVQFWVNWI, from the coding sequence ATGCCTGAACTGAAAACCCGCTGGGATATTTTTTGCACCGTCGTCGACAATTTTGGCGACATCGGCGTGACTTGGCGCCTGGCCCGTCAACTGGTGACCGAGCACGCCCTTGAGGTGCGTTTGTGGGTCGATGATCTGCGCGCCCTCGAACATCTGTGCCCGGAAATCGATATCGATGTGTCGCAGCAGTGGCAGCAGGGGGTTGAGGTGTGTCAATGGCCGGCCGAGTGGCCACCCACTGCGGCAGCCGACGTCGTCATTGCCGCGTTTGCCTGTCAACTGCCCGTTGCCTACATGAACGCGATGGCCGTTCGGGAAAAACCGCCGCTGTGGTTGAACCTGGATTATCTGAGCGCCGAGGATTGGGTCGTCGGCTGCCATGGATTGCCGTCGGTGAAGTATAAGACCGTGCAGAAGTACTTCTTTTTTCCGGGATTCCAGAAGGGCACCGGTGGCTTGCTGCGTGAAAGCCAATTACTTGATCGGCGTCGGCAGTTTCAGCAAAGTCCAGAAGCACAGCGAGACTTCCTGCGTGGGTTGGGGGTTAATCGTGCTTCAGGAGCGCAGTTGATTTCACTGTTTGCCTACGAAAATACTGGGTTGGCGCGCTGGTTCGACGCGATGTCGACTGACTCGACCCCGGCCCATCTGTTAGTGCCTGTAGGTCGGATTCTCGATGATGTCGAGGACTGGCTCGGGGTGAAAGGATTGGTCCCTGGCGCGCTACACGTCCGCGGTGCTCTGACGGTGCAGGTGTTGCCATTCGTCCCACAGGACCAATATGACCTGTTGTTGTGGAGCTGCGATTTTAATGCCGTGCGCGGCGAAGACTCCTTTGTCCGCGCTCAGTGGGCAGGTCGGCCGTTGCTCTGGCACATCTACTCGCAAGACGAAGACATTCACCTGGACAAGCTGGAAGCGTTCCTCGTGCTCTATACAAAAGGCCTTTCGGCGCCGGCCGAAGCGGCTATCAGCGGTTTGTGGCGGGCCTGGAATGCAGGTGACGGCATGGCCGACCAGTGGCTGGCGGCCCGTAAACACTGGCCTGAGCTGGAAAAACACGCTGAGGCGTGGTGTCTGGAACAAGCCTTGCAGGCTGATCTTGCCGCGGCGCTGGTACAGTTTTGGGTAAATTGGATATGA
- a CDS encoding universal stress protein produces MIRAMLYATDLGLYAPVVMQHALALARTFNADLYVVHAVEPMGLFAESVLQSYLDKKALNEFHSQGLNTVIASIEQRVLDSFREELGDEGAQDLQRIQAVRVLQGEPSQVILDQVQKLSVDLLIVGSHSQGAGTQMPLGRTAARVLQLSPVPVYLVPLVQRRRQGDR; encoded by the coding sequence ATGATTCGCGCAATGCTGTATGCCACTGACCTCGGGTTGTACGCACCTGTCGTGATGCAGCATGCCTTGGCCTTGGCGCGAACATTCAACGCCGACTTGTACGTCGTACACGCAGTTGAACCGATGGGGCTGTTCGCTGAGTCCGTGCTACAGAGCTACCTCGATAAAAAGGCGTTGAACGAGTTCCACAGTCAGGGTCTGAATACGGTGATCGCCAGTATCGAGCAACGGGTACTCGACAGTTTTCGTGAAGAACTGGGGGACGAAGGCGCACAGGATTTACAACGAATTCAGGCGGTGCGGGTGCTGCAGGGCGAGCCGTCGCAGGTGATTCTCGACCAGGTGCAGAAACTCTCCGTGGATTTACTGATCGTAGGTAGTCACAGCCAGGGCGCTGGTACGCAAATGCCCTTGGGCAGGACGGCTGCGAGGGTGTTGCAGCTCTCGCCGGTACCGGTTTACCTGGTGCCGCTGGTGCAGCGTCGGCGCCAAGGGGATCGTTAG
- a CDS encoding GNAT family N-acetyltransferase produces MSEALSIHHDQAGHQFETNVDGHRAYLTYMDLGKQTLDIYRTFVPNALRGRGIAAALTEQALQYAEEMGYTVIPSCSYVERYMERHQRHAAKLNP; encoded by the coding sequence ATGAGCGAGGCGTTGTCCATCCACCATGACCAGGCTGGTCATCAGTTCGAGACCAATGTGGACGGTCATCGTGCCTATCTGACCTATATGGATCTGGGAAAGCAGACCCTGGATATCTATCGCACCTTCGTGCCAAACGCATTGCGCGGTCGAGGCATTGCAGCGGCACTGACCGAGCAGGCGCTGCAGTATGCCGAGGAAATGGGCTACACCGTGATTCCATCGTGCTCCTACGTCGAGCGCTACATGGAGCGTCACCAGCGGCATGCCGCGAAGCTGAACCCGTAA
- a CDS encoding PilZ domain-containing protein, with the protein MGRFLPHPDDVPVELTLLKHECISRQRLHTISLGGMACNYHRAWRRGSALEVRMPSLSPNLCYLGYVAWCLRRKRGYLVGIAFVDEQTLFSARMGEQACQIDRYCRLHEPQNQLQNNQALALEWVQQHADEFSHDTVSKAFAQPVLD; encoded by the coding sequence ATGGGACGTTTTCTTCCTCATCCTGATGATGTGCCCGTGGAGCTGACGCTGCTCAAGCATGAGTGCATTTCACGGCAACGGCTGCACACTATCAGCCTCGGCGGCATGGCTTGCAATTATCACCGTGCCTGGCGACGGGGGTCAGCGCTGGAAGTGCGAATGCCCAGCTTGAGCCCCAATCTTTGCTATCTGGGCTACGTCGCCTGGTGCTTGAGACGAAAGCGCGGCTATCTGGTCGGGATTGCCTTCGTCGACGAGCAGACACTGTTCAGTGCTCGAATGGGCGAGCAGGCGTGCCAGATCGACCGCTACTGCCGCCTGCACGAACCCCAAAACCAACTGCAAAACAATCAGGCCCTGGCCCTGGAATGGGTCCAGCAACACGCCGACGAGTTCTCTCACGATACGGTCAGCAAGGCATTTGCACAGCCAGTGCTGGATTAA
- the oprI gene encoding outer membrane lipoprotei OprI, producing MNNVLKFSALALAAVLATGCSSVSKETEARLTATEDAAARSQARADEAYRKADEALAAAQKAQQTADEANERALRMLDKASRK from the coding sequence ATGAACAACGTTCTGAAATTCTCTGCTCTGGCTCTGGCCGCAGTTCTGGCTACCGGTTGCAGCAGCGTATCGAAAGAAACCGAAGCACGTCTGACCGCTACTGAAGACGCAGCTGCTCGCTCCCAGGCTCGTGCAGACGAAGCTTACCGTAAAGCTGATGAAGCTCTGGCTGCTGCTCAAAAAGCACAACAGACTGCTGACGAAGCTAACGAGCGTGCTCTGCGCATGCTGGACAAAGCTAGCCGCAAGTAA
- a CDS encoding ABC transporter ATP-binding protein: MGASILTAKNLSKVVPSAEGELTILHELSLELNKGDSLAIVGASGSGKSTLLGLLAGLDLPSSGEVTLAGQALSRLDEDQRARIRAEHVGFVFQSFQLLDSLNALENVMLPLELDGRKDARERATELLQRVGLGQRLTHSPRQLSGGEQQRVAIARAFAAEPDVLFADEPTGNLDSHTGERISDLLFELNKERGTTLVLVTHDERLAHRCRRLIRLEAGLLVAPLEP, translated from the coding sequence ATGGGCGCAAGTATTCTCACCGCGAAGAACCTCAGCAAAGTGGTTCCCAGCGCGGAAGGTGAACTGACCATCCTGCACGAACTCAGCCTGGAACTGAACAAGGGCGACAGTCTGGCGATCGTCGGCGCCTCCGGTTCCGGCAAATCCACCCTCCTTGGACTGCTCGCCGGCCTGGATCTGCCGAGCAGCGGCGAAGTCACGCTCGCCGGGCAAGCCCTGAGCCGTCTCGACGAAGATCAACGGGCCCGCATTCGCGCCGAGCACGTAGGGTTTGTGTTCCAGTCATTTCAATTGCTGGACAGTCTCAACGCGCTGGAAAACGTCATGCTGCCCCTGGAACTGGATGGCCGCAAAGACGCCCGCGAACGTGCCACCGAGCTACTGCAACGAGTGGGCTTGGGTCAGCGCCTGACTCATTCGCCGCGCCAGCTCTCCGGCGGAGAGCAACAACGCGTAGCGATTGCCCGCGCCTTCGCCGCCGAACCCGACGTTCTGTTTGCCGACGAACCCACTGGCAATCTCGACAGCCACACCGGGGAGCGCATCAGCGACTTGCTGTTCGAATTGAACAAGGAGCGCGGCACGACCCTGGTGCTGGTGACCCACGATGAACGCCTGGCACATCGCTGCCGGCGCCTGATCCGTCTTGAAGCGGGCCTGCTGGTCGCGCCCCTGGAGCCTTGA
- a CDS encoding thioredoxin family protein produces MNTDSLCRPFDSVSTSIVAESELTDFDADQRLLAMGGVSLIVFTSVGCASCRFARQQLPGLDLRIDRLCWVDAENNGGLVERYEVFHLPALFVVRDGQFFGALQSRLTPTELNAALKQALTRIAEELP; encoded by the coding sequence ATGAACACGGATTCCCTGTGTCGCCCATTTGACAGTGTTTCCACCAGTATAGTGGCCGAATCGGAACTGACCGATTTCGACGCCGATCAACGACTGCTAGCGATGGGTGGTGTGTCACTGATTGTTTTTACCAGCGTCGGCTGCGCCAGTTGCCGATTTGCCCGGCAACAATTGCCTGGACTCGATCTGAGGATCGATCGGCTGTGTTGGGTCGATGCGGAAAACAACGGTGGGCTGGTGGAGCGTTATGAGGTCTTTCATTTACCGGCGCTGTTTGTAGTGCGCGACGGTCAGTTCTTTGGGGCGCTACAGTCGCGCTTGACCCCTACCGAGCTTAATGCCGCCTTGAAGCAAGCGTTGACTCGAATTGCAGAGGAGTTGCCATGA
- a CDS encoding transcription elongation factor GreAB, producing MNKQIVHQLIIDKLRIDLDIAERAAQTAYETATHEENIAENKYDTLGLEASYLAAGQAKRVEEIRQSLNLCQHLTLRAYDDQRGIEVGALLGLQDEKGREQWLFLAPDAAGLKVDLVGQWITVITPRSPLGKSLLGKFEGDEVDILVAGARQQFAVTEVV from the coding sequence ATGAACAAACAGATCGTCCACCAACTGATTATCGACAAACTGCGCATCGACCTCGACATCGCAGAACGTGCGGCGCAAACCGCTTATGAAACCGCAACCCACGAAGAAAATATCGCCGAAAACAAATACGACACGCTCGGACTGGAGGCGTCTTATCTGGCAGCGGGACAGGCAAAGCGAGTGGAAGAGATCAGGCAATCGCTGAACCTTTGCCAGCACCTGACGTTACGCGCCTATGACGATCAGCGCGGTATCGAAGTCGGCGCCTTGCTCGGCCTGCAGGACGAAAAGGGGCGCGAGCAATGGTTGTTCCTGGCCCCGGACGCGGCGGGTTTGAAGGTCGATCTGGTGGGGCAATGGATCACCGTCATTACCCCCCGCTCACCGCTGGGAAAGAGCTTGCTAGGCAAGTTCGAGGGGGACGAAGTGGACATTCTGGTGGCGGGCGCTCGGCAACAATTCGCTGTTACCGAGGTGGTTTAG
- a CDS encoding L,D-transpeptidase family protein codes for MLSRFPAVTRCLSLAALCVAGPVAALELPLPPPGEDIIGQVQVIKAKYEDTFADLGTTYDLGYLEMVAANPGVDAWLPGAGTEVVLPTRFILPPGPREGIVINLAEYRLYYYPKGRNVVYTFPLGIGREGWGSPIAHTTITAKTPNPTWTPPASIKAEHAADGDPLPNVVPAGPDNPLGPFKFNLGTPGYLIHGSNKKFGIGMRTSHGCFRMFNNNVLEMAAMVPVGTSVRIINDPYKFGMSGGKVYLEAHTPLDDKGNPSVVDKHTAVINAMLKREDITNNLRMNWDVVRDVVAAEDGLPTEIAVPNTAAPMVSSTPIDLQQ; via the coding sequence ATGTTGTCGCGCTTTCCTGCCGTCACCCGCTGCTTGTCTCTTGCCGCCCTCTGTGTGGCAGGTCCCGTTGCAGCATTGGAGTTGCCTCTGCCACCGCCCGGCGAAGATATCATCGGTCAGGTGCAGGTGATCAAGGCCAAGTACGAAGACACCTTCGCCGACCTGGGCACCACTTATGACCTGGGTTACCTGGAGATGGTCGCAGCCAACCCCGGTGTCGACGCCTGGCTGCCGGGCGCCGGCACTGAAGTCGTGCTGCCGACCCGCTTCATCCTGCCGCCGGGTCCTCGCGAAGGTATCGTGATCAACCTGGCTGAATACCGCCTGTACTACTACCCGAAAGGCCGCAACGTGGTTTACACCTTCCCGCTGGGTATTGGTCGCGAGGGCTGGGGGTCGCCTATTGCTCACACCACTATTACCGCGAAGACGCCGAACCCGACCTGGACGCCTCCAGCGTCGATTAAGGCCGAGCACGCCGCAGATGGTGATCCACTGCCGAATGTGGTGCCCGCAGGCCCGGACAATCCTCTGGGGCCATTCAAGTTCAACCTGGGCACGCCGGGCTACCTGATTCACGGTTCCAACAAAAAATTTGGCATCGGTATGCGCACCAGCCATGGCTGTTTCCGGATGTTCAACAACAACGTACTGGAAATGGCGGCCATGGTGCCGGTCGGTACTTCGGTACGGATCATCAACGACCCGTACAAGTTCGGCATGAGCGGCGGCAAGGTTTATCTCGAAGCGCATACGCCGCTGGACGACAAGGGCAACCCGTCGGTAGTCGACAAACACACTGCGGTGATCAACGCGATGCTCAAGCGTGAAGACATCACCAACAATCTGCGCATGAACTGGGATGTGGTACGTGACGTGGTGGCGGCCGAAGATGGCTTGCCAACCGAGATCGCTGTGCCTAACACCGCGGCTCCAATGGTCTCGAGTACGCCGATCGACCTGCAGCAGTAA
- a CDS encoding putative 2-dehydropantoate 2-reductase, giving the protein MMGAIAKPTIGIVGTGAIGGFYGVILARAGFDVHFLLRSEFSAVAEHGLKLDSAVHGALTLNPVQAYSSAENMPPCDWLLVGAKTTSNADLAPAILHAAAPGAKVLLLQNGLGVEDSLRQWLPDSLHVLGGLCFICVHRADPGVITHQALGAVNVGYHSGPAADEKARIAIVEEGAALFRAAGIDSLAMPNLHQARWQKLVWNIPYNGLSVLLGASTAPLMADVDSRELVKALMAEVVRGATACGHDMPLGYADHLLSVTEKMPDYWPSMYHDFLHKRPLELDAIYLKPLAAAKAAGCELPLIESLHRSLSFIDRRNT; this is encoded by the coding sequence ATGATGGGTGCAATTGCAAAACCGACAATCGGTATTGTCGGCACCGGAGCAATCGGTGGGTTCTATGGGGTAATACTTGCGCGAGCGGGCTTCGATGTGCATTTTTTATTGCGCAGTGAGTTTTCAGCGGTGGCCGAGCACGGCCTGAAACTGGATAGCGCAGTGCATGGAGCGCTGACCTTGAATCCGGTCCAGGCCTATTCATCGGCCGAAAACATGCCGCCGTGTGACTGGTTGCTGGTGGGCGCCAAGACCACCAGCAACGCGGATCTTGCCCCTGCCATTCTTCACGCCGCGGCGCCCGGTGCAAAAGTGCTGCTGCTGCAAAATGGCCTGGGCGTTGAAGACAGCCTGCGTCAGTGGCTTCCAGATTCGCTGCATGTGCTCGGCGGGCTCTGTTTTATTTGCGTCCACCGTGCCGACCCTGGGGTCATTACCCACCAGGCGCTCGGTGCGGTGAATGTCGGCTACCACAGCGGTCCTGCCGCCGATGAAAAGGCGCGCATAGCGATTGTAGAGGAGGGGGCCGCGCTATTTCGGGCTGCAGGTATCGACTCCCTGGCCATGCCGAACCTGCATCAGGCGCGTTGGCAAAAACTGGTCTGGAACATTCCCTACAACGGTCTGTCGGTTTTGCTCGGGGCCAGTACTGCGCCGCTGATGGCCGATGTCGACAGTCGGGAGCTGGTCAAGGCGTTGATGGCCGAAGTGGTCCGCGGTGCGACAGCTTGCGGCCATGACATGCCGCTCGGTTATGCCGACCATTTGCTGAGCGTGACCGAAAAAATGCCCGACTACTGGCCAAGTATGTATCACGATTTTCTGCACAAGCGCCCGCTGGAACTGGACGCCATTTACCTCAAGCCTCTGGCAGCGGCAAAGGCCGCAGGGTGCGAGTTACCGCTCATCGAGAGCTTGCATCGCAGTTTGAGTTTTATCGATCGACGTAATACTTAA
- a CDS encoding 3-deoxy-7-phosphoheptulonate synthase, protein MADLPINDLNVASNETLITPDQLKRDIPLSDAALHTVTKGREVIRNILDGTDHRLFVVIGPCSIHDIKAAHEYAERLKALAAEVSDTLYLVMRVYFEKPRTTVGWKGLINDPYLDDSFKIQDGLHIGRQLLMDLAEMGLPTATEALDPISPQYLQDLISWSAIGARTTESQTHREMASGLSSAVGFKNGTDGGLTVAINALQSVSSPHRFLGINQEGGVSIVTTKGNAYGHVVLRGGNGKPNYDSVSVALCEQALNKAKIKPNIMVDCSHANSNKDPALQPLVMENVANQILEGNQSIIGLMVESHLNWGCQAIPKDLADLQYGVSITDACIDWSATEKTLRSMHAKLKDVLPKRDRH, encoded by the coding sequence ATGGCTGATTTACCGATCAACGACCTAAACGTCGCCTCCAACGAGACGCTGATCACTCCCGATCAGCTCAAGCGTGATATTCCTCTGAGTGACGCTGCCCTGCACACCGTCACCAAGGGCCGCGAAGTGATTCGCAACATCCTGGACGGCACTGACCACCGCCTGTTCGTGGTCATCGGGCCATGCTCGATCCACGACATCAAGGCTGCCCACGAATACGCTGAGCGCCTCAAGGCTTTGGCCGCAGAAGTGTCCGATACCCTGTATCTGGTCATGCGTGTGTATTTCGAGAAGCCGCGCACCACCGTCGGCTGGAAAGGCTTGATCAACGATCCGTACCTGGATGACTCGTTCAAGATTCAGGATGGCTTGCACATCGGTCGCCAGCTACTGATGGACTTGGCTGAAATGGGTTTGCCAACCGCCACCGAAGCCCTCGACCCGATCTCCCCGCAATACTTGCAGGACCTGATCAGTTGGTCGGCCATCGGCGCACGCACCACCGAGTCCCAGACTCACCGTGAGATGGCCTCTGGCCTGTCCTCGGCCGTCGGCTTCAAAAACGGCACCGACGGTGGCCTGACGGTTGCCATCAACGCCTTGCAATCGGTTTCCAGTCCGCACCGTTTTCTGGGTATCAACCAGGAAGGAGGCGTGTCAATCGTCACCACCAAGGGCAATGCTTACGGGCATGTGGTGCTGCGCGGCGGGAATGGCAAGCCGAACTACGATTCGGTCAGCGTTGCGCTCTGCGAACAAGCGCTGAACAAGGCGAAGATCAAACCGAACATCATGGTCGATTGCAGCCACGCCAATTCCAACAAGGACCCGGCCCTGCAACCGCTAGTGATGGAAAACGTCGCCAACCAGATCCTCGAAGGCAACCAGTCGATCATCGGCCTGATGGTCGAGAGTCATCTGAATTGGGGCTGCCAGGCAATCCCGAAAGACCTCGCCGACTTGCAATACGGCGTGTCGATCACCGATGCCTGCATCGATTGGTCAGCTACCGAAAAAACCTTGCGCAGCATGCATGCCAAGCTCAAGGATGTGCTTCCAAAACGTGATCGCCACTGA
- the cysB gene encoding HTH-type transcriptional regulator CysB: MKLQQLRYIWEVAHHDLNVSATAQSLYTSQPGISKQIRLLEDELGVEVFARSGKHLTRVTPAGERIINTAGEILRKVESIKQIAQEFSNEKKGTLSIATTHTQARYALPPVISSFIKQYPDVALHMHQGSPMQIAEMAADGTVDFAIATEALELFGDLVMMPCYRWNRCVVVPQGHPLTKLPKLTLEALAEYPIVTYVFGFTGRSKLDEAFSHRGLTPKVVFTAADADVIKTYVRLGLGVGIVAKMAVDAKLDSDLVMLDASELFESSVTKIGFRRGTFLRGFMCDFIEKFAPHLTREVMAKAIQCHNKQELEELFDGVELPVH, encoded by the coding sequence ATGAAGCTTCAACAATTGCGCTACATCTGGGAAGTGGCGCACCACGACCTCAACGTTTCAGCCACAGCTCAAAGTCTTTACACCTCTCAGCCCGGCATCAGCAAGCAGATCCGTCTGCTGGAAGACGAATTAGGCGTTGAGGTGTTCGCCCGTAGCGGCAAGCATTTAACCCGCGTCACCCCGGCCGGCGAGCGCATCATCAACACCGCCGGCGAGATTTTGCGCAAAGTGGAAAGCATTAAGCAGATCGCCCAGGAGTTCTCCAACGAGAAGAAAGGCACCTTGTCGATTGCTACCACGCACACTCAGGCCCGTTATGCGTTGCCGCCGGTGATTAGTAGTTTCATCAAGCAGTACCCGGACGTTGCCCTGCATATGCACCAGGGTTCGCCGATGCAGATTGCTGAAATGGCCGCCGACGGCACCGTGGATTTTGCCATCGCCACTGAAGCCCTCGAGCTATTTGGTGACCTGGTGATGATGCCGTGCTACCGCTGGAACCGCTGCGTGGTCGTGCCTCAGGGGCACCCGCTGACGAAGTTGCCGAAGCTGACCCTCGAAGCGCTGGCCGAATACCCGATTGTGACTTACGTGTTCGGCTTCACTGGTCGCTCGAAACTCGACGAAGCCTTCAGCCATCGTGGTCTGACGCCAAAAGTGGTATTCACTGCGGCCGACGCCGACGTGATCAAGACTTACGTTCGCCTGGGCCTGGGCGTGGGTATCGTGGCGAAAATGGCCGTCGATGCCAAGCTCGACAGCGACCTGGTGATGCTTGATGCCAGTGAGCTGTTCGAATCCAGTGTGACCAAGATCGGTTTCCGTCGCGGTACATTCTTACGTGGTTTTATGTGCGACTTCATTGAGAAATTCGCCCCGCACCTGACTCGCGAAGTGATGGCTAAAGCCATCCAGTGTCATAACAAGCAGGAACTGGAAGAGCTGTTCGACGGCGTCGAATTGCCCGTCCACTGA
- a CDS encoding arylesterase: MRVWFLSAGLALMCMAQNAAAGTVLIVGDSISAGFGLDTRLGWVSLLEQRLKREGFDDKVVNASISGDTSAGGQARLPALLAEHKPQLVILELGGNDGLRGLLPTQLQQNLASMIDSSRASGAKVLLLGMQLPPNYGARYTKAFAEVYGTLANEKKIPLVPFFLDGIGGHPDLMQADGLHPAAGAQGKLLENVWPTLKPLL, encoded by the coding sequence ATGCGAGTGTGGTTTTTGAGTGCTGGCCTGGCCTTGATGTGCATGGCCCAGAACGCAGCGGCGGGAACAGTCCTGATCGTTGGCGATAGTATCAGCGCCGGTTTCGGCCTGGATACCCGCTTGGGGTGGGTCTCGTTGCTTGAGCAACGCCTCAAGCGTGAAGGTTTCGACGATAAGGTGGTCAACGCGTCCATCAGCGGCGACACCAGTGCCGGAGGCCAGGCGCGCCTGCCGGCGCTGCTTGCAGAGCACAAGCCGCAACTGGTGATCCTTGAGTTGGGTGGTAACGACGGCCTGCGTGGCTTGCTGCCGACTCAATTGCAACAAAATCTTGCGTCGATGATCGACAGCTCCCGGGCCAGTGGCGCCAAGGTGTTGTTGTTGGGCATGCAATTGCCGCCCAATTACGGCGCGCGCTATACCAAAGCTTTTGCCGAGGTGTACGGCACTCTTGCCAACGAAAAAAAGATTCCGCTGGTGCCGTTTTTTCTCGATGGCATAGGCGGCCATCCGGACCTCATGCAAGCAGACGGCCTACACCCTGCGGCAGGGGCCCAAGGCAAGTTGCTGGAAAATGTCTGGCCGACACTGAAACCGCTGCTTTGA
- a CDS encoding 5'-nucleotidase — MAKVIDDKLVLAISSRALFDLSESHKVYLSSGVEAYRQYQIEHEDEILEPGDAFALVEKLLNLNTRLGRARVEVILVSRNSADTGLRVFNSIHHYGLAISRAAFVGGRSPYPYLKAFGCDLFLSTHAEDVRSALDAGFAAATILSGGASRAASDELRIAFDGDAVLFSDESERVYQAGGLEAFQASERESAREPLGGGPFKGFLAALNLLQREFPEGACPIRTALVTARSAPAHERVIRTLREWDIRLDESLFLGGLTKSAFLEAFAADVFFDDQAGHCELAREVVATGHVPHGISNEQKG, encoded by the coding sequence ATGGCAAAGGTAATAGACGACAAATTGGTGCTGGCGATTTCTTCTCGCGCGCTGTTTGATTTGAGTGAAAGCCACAAGGTCTATCTGTCGAGCGGGGTTGAGGCCTATCGGCAGTATCAGATCGAGCACGAAGACGAAATCCTCGAACCCGGCGATGCATTTGCGTTGGTGGAAAAACTCCTGAACCTCAATACTCGACTCGGTCGCGCTCGTGTCGAGGTGATCCTCGTGTCGCGCAACAGTGCCGATACTGGCCTGCGGGTGTTCAACTCGATTCACCACTACGGCCTGGCGATTTCCCGTGCGGCATTTGTCGGCGGACGCAGTCCTTACCCGTACCTCAAGGCCTTTGGCTGTGACCTGTTTCTGTCCACCCATGCTGAAGACGTGCGCAGTGCGCTGGACGCAGGCTTTGCGGCGGCGACCATCCTGTCCGGTGGCGCGAGCCGTGCGGCCAGCGACGAACTGCGCATTGCCTTCGACGGTGATGCGGTGCTGTTTTCCGATGAGTCGGAGCGCGTTTATCAGGCGGGCGGCCTCGAAGCCTTTCAGGCCAGTGAGCGTGAATCTGCGCGAGAGCCATTGGGCGGTGGGCCGTTCAAAGGTTTTCTGGCGGCACTCAATTTATTGCAGCGTGAATTTCCCGAGGGCGCATGCCCGATCCGCACGGCCCTGGTCACCGCTCGATCGGCGCCGGCCCATGAGCGGGTGATCCGTACCTTGCGTGAGTGGGACATTCGTCTGGATGAATCGCTGTTCCTCGGCGGCTTGACCAAGTCGGCATTTCTGGAAGCCTTCGCCGCCGACGTGTTTTTCGACGATCAGGCTGGTCATTGCGAGCTTGCCCGGGAAGTGGTTGCCACCGGTCACGTGCCCCATGGCATCAGCAATGAACAGAAGGGCTAA